CAGACGCAAGGAGCGGTTGCGTACGCCTGAAGGTAAACTACCGGTAGAGTTCTACCATCTACGATCGAACGGTAGTGCACTGTGTACGCGTTTGATTCAAATCAAGCCGGAAGCAACCGTGCTGAATTCGGCCTTCTGGTAAGCATCGCTCTGGGAATGGATTTAATACCAATTGGGATTGTATCGTACTCACTTAAATTTTCCCTCCTTGCAGCTATATTCTTTTTGTTCCGTTCGAAACGGATGATGATTCCGAGTCGGGTATCGTATATGTGTGGATCGGATCCAAAACAACGGGCGAGGAATCGAGACTGATACAGGAAATTGCGGAGGATATGTTTAACAATCCGTGGGTTAGCTTACAGGTACGAACAATTGTTTCCAGTTATCTCTTTCAGGGGAGCTATACAGCCTGCTAcatatttgcattttattggAGTTCAAGGTCTCATGAAAGCCCCAAAACACAAACTGAATTTTCGATTGTCTCGTTTTGgatttttgtaagaaaaataaTGTTGAACCATTCTTCTCTGCTTACATTCCAGATTCTGCACGAAGGTGAAGAACCAGAGAACTTCTTCTGGGTTGCCCTAGGTGGACGTAAACCATACGATACGGATGCGGAGTACATGAGCTTTACCCGTCTGTTCCGTTGTTCGAATGAGAAAGGTTACTTCACGGTGGCGGAAAAATGTTCCGACTTTTGCCAAGATGATCTGGCGGACGATGACATCATGATACTGGATAACGGTGAACAGGTGTTTCTATGGCTGGGATCGCGTTGCAGCGAGGTGGAAATCAAATTGGCATACAAGTCGGCCCAGGTATGAATGGAAATTTGGCTCGTTTAAGTTCGGTAGAACACACATTCCCTCTTGGTTTGTCGTTTTAGGTTTACATTCAGCATATGCGCATCAAACAACCCGAACGACCGCGGAAGCTATTCCTTACGCTGAAGAACAAGGAATCGAAACGCTTTACCAAGTGCTTCCATGGGTGGAGCGCACACAAAAAGCCACCGGAGTAAGTAGCGGTCTGGTCGTGACAGTGCCGTGGGTGATTCTTCGGGGAGTACGTGTaaattgtaaaaacaaaatcgcgCAAAACACACCGAGTATTTGTATATGTGACACGCGCACCTTAGCGCGCCACGATTTATTACAAATGCAATATTGCAATAATGCAGGGAAACTTGCTTGAATATATTTAATTCatattagtttgttttgttcgttttttttaattaaatgtttttaatttattcttgcACAAAACGGATTCGCAGACAGTAGGAACTTTCCTTTAACAAATTAggctttatttaatttgtgtcTATTTTTCTGAATCGAGATTCTCTTAACTTTTGGACACAGTTTATAGGATAAAAGAAAGCTAAGGAACAATATAGTAATAGTACAGCTCTCAAAGTCTTCCTTTCCAATGAACTATACAAGTAAAAACTGAGCAGttggcttttgttttaaactattttattcgtcttttgctttgtttttaattcgGACTAACAATTCGGTTCGTTAGTTACACCCGTCGCATAACGCGTGTCATAGGGGGTGTGTATTTTGCTGCCAGCTACGAagctaaaacaaattataaatttactctctttttaaaaacaacttAAATGCAAATTATGTACAAATCAAAGCCTATCGAACAATACCGGAAGGGACTGATAAAAAAGAATCACTGCTGGATCGTATAAAATATTCTGCAAGCACAACAAATAAAGTACGAACGTTCGAACCATTAATGGGGCGCGGATTTTTCTCCGGAATATCACTGGTGCGTTTGGTGTGGGCGTGTGGAGGAATCGTCCTGCAACTTTTGCATTTAAACCGCTTTTTCGTAACAGTGTACACTTAACGCTGATTGGAAGAGTTAACTACGTTGGGGAAACAATTCCAAGCAAAGAGTAATAGCTTCGTTTAACATCCTATTAACAAGACTCGTTCCTCCATTCGTTCGCTACACTATAGGGAAGCGGGAATCGCGCAACGGTAAAAGGTTGAAACATTGTTAGAATTATCTGGAATGatatgaaaacaaatgtgtTAGAGCAGTGTCTCACATTCTCATTGCGCTGATCGTTCTTACTTACACCGGCGTTCGGCGTGAAGAATTGTTCGATTCTAAAAATATCGATCCTACCCAAATGCCACGGAACGGCTACGGTAGTATGGACAGCTCGCATTTTTTtaatcgtcatcatcatcatcatccgacGGCACAAACAGATCGTTTTCCTCGAGAAAGTTGGCCATGTTCTTGCTGATGGTGGCCCCAATCAGTAGACCCGGTATGACCGTACAGATAATGCCGAACAATCCGAACGGTGTGATTTCGGGCATCGGTTTCAAGGCACCGCTGCGATAAGTGTACTTGCGACGCAGCGGCAGTCGAACCAGCTGCTGTCCCCGTTGTTGGCCCCCACTGGCTGCATCCAGCAAGGTCGTACGACCGACGGCACGGAATACACGCGTTAGAACCATGGTATAACTGAATGTATACACCACCACGAATATGTACCGCGAGATGTAACCCCAAACGGAAGTATTTCTGGTTGGGTTGCAAACTTTTTCTGCGAgagaaaatagcaaaacaccTAAATACCACGGACGAATTCACGCATTCCACTGCAGCAAAGTTTGCACACCAAGAACGTAAAATGTCATTCGAAAATGTCAAATATTGGAAGGGTTGCCAGACtggaataaaatataatcattATTTTGAACTTCAATTTCGCAACTTTGTTAAAAGAAAttcatataattttaattctttATGAATAGTTTAAGGTTAAAAACTTATTTTTACACCAATAATTAAGCCATTTAAGCTGTTTTTACAATGTTTTCTTTGAAAATTAACGGCATTCATACGACAGCTGGTGGGTAGGCGATCCAAGCAATGACAGTTGGTTTAAATTTACAGGTTAGCTAACGACCAAACCGAAACAACAACGCCAATCAGGACGCACGCCACGGCAAACGGCTTGTTTGTGCTTGGTGAATATCCTCAGTTAACGAGTTTACAGTTCAATATGGAGTACAAAAAGTTCTTCAAAAACACCTCCATGAAGCGGggcgaacaaacaaaagtggAAGTGTCCAGGCAGAATAAAATACAACGCGACAAATCCCGCCATGCAATGCGTCAAACGTTTCGTAATATGGAATGCGATTCGGAAGAGGAGAACAATGTGCCGTTTtttcggcagcagcagcaaccgtatCAGCATGCGGTGGTCACCAACAACAAGAACCTCTCGGAGGAGGAACGCTACCTCATCCGGTTGCAGCGTTTGCAACAGTTTCACGAACAGAAGCGTCGAAAGCAGGAGGAACAGCGTTCCAAACAAACCGTACCGTTATTGGCGTCCGGTGGAAAAAGCACAGTTGAAAGGGTGATACCGCTCGTCGAAAGGACGATTGTGGTTAGTAATAAAACGCCTTCTACAAACAAGAAGTACGTAAAACCGCGAGTAGACTGCTGGCGTACGGAAAAGGTGGTCAGTAATAAAGCTGAAAACAAACCCCCGCGTAAACCTTTGTCGGAGAAGAAAGTTGCACCCATCAAATCAGTTGAGCGTCCGGTAGTACCGAAACTGGCACTTAAACGAACGAAGGAAACTCAGCAACCAGTTGTCGCGAAGCAGCAGGTGAAACCCATACGCCATGCTTTGGTAAGTAGCATTTTCTACATTCTTGATACACGGATAGCGGTATAGAATAAAGACATTTTCCTTGCAGCCTCGTTCACAGACCACACAGCCCACAGGGCGACCATTATCGCAGAAGAAACCTCCATTTACCTTTAATCTAAAACCACCTTCACCGTCCGATGCGGACGGTTCGTCTAAGATGGTAACGTCGACGGCACGAAAATACCGGAAACCCTTCACGTTTTCCTTCGAACCAACGTCCGGGATTAAGCAGCAAAAGGCAACATTAACCGTCAATAAAGCGGATGATATGTTCGATGGTATAAGTCCGATCGAGGTAGAACCTCCACAGCCGAAACCATCTCCAAAGGTAAACTTTGTGAGACATTCATCACCAATTGCTACCGAAGTTGTTGTCGCGAAACCTCTGAAAACAGAAGATTCTCTTTGGGAACCACAACCCGTGGCATGTTTGTCGGTTATCGATGCAACCGTACACGAGAGTGTCAATCCAGCTGTGGTCGATGTACCATTACGGCGTGATTGTTCTGTTAGCGATTGGATACCGGCTGCCGTACATGAAATCACAAGCGATACGATTGTAATCGACGACGAagaagatgacgatgatgtaTTTGTGAAAACGACGCATAATATCCCGACGGTCCCTGTGCAGGAAGATCGTACCAGGAAGCCGGCTTTGAATGAATCTTTCACCATAAGCGTTGGTACTGTGCCAGCGAATGATGTTCCCATGATTGTCTCCTCGGAACCAATAACTGTTGAATTATCGACGGAACAGTCGGTTCCAATGGGTGACAGTGAACCGCCAGTTAATTTAAAACAGCAGGAAAGTAATCAATCCATCGAACGAGTGCGCTATAGCTCGCCAAAGCATAATCAACTGAACGATTCAACGGTACGGAAGCGCGCATCACTAATTTTCACGGAAGAGCCGATAGAGTGTGATATCGTTCCCAGCAAATCCAACTTAACGCTTGAAGAAAAACAGCGCAACTCGGTTGGGGATGAGAAAAATTCGTCCACTAGCGAACCTTCCCGGCGACGTAGCTCGGTGATGTCCCCCAAAGAACTGGACAATTCCGCACCGCCAAAAGATGTGGAAGAAAAGACACGATTCTACTATGAAAAGGTTGACGGTGAGGTGAACCGCCTGCAAGCGTTGTGTGACCAATACGCGCCGTTTCTCGAAACCGAACAGGAGCTGAACGATCACTGCCGCGGGTTAATTATTGCTGCCCAGGGCCAAACAAACATTCTGATCAAAAAGAAACTCTCGAAATTCCGCGAATTGATTGGCCACTACGAAAAGAAGTGGAACGACCGCAAGGTACGGCATGACGATTTGGATGGATTTTGGGTAATGCTTGCGCTGGATCTGGACAATCTGGACAGGCGGTTTGAGGAGTTACGGTTACTAAAGGAAAACAACTGGCAGGAGGTGGTCCCGGAGGAACCACAGCCCAAGGTAAAGAAACTGCAGGGCGGTGGTGGAGTACGAAAGCGTGAGAAGAAACCATCCAATGGCAAGAAAGGTTCCTCTTCCGTTATTGCCGATCTGATACGCAAGGCTAGACaggagaagcaaaaacaaaagacaacGGTTGACGATTTAGACGCGTTAAAGGAAACGGTTACCGTTGTGACGACACCGGTCAAACGATCGGTACGATTCGGAGAGTCTCCTCGGCGCGTCAGTATGCAGAAGCGTTCGAGTCTATGTACCGGATGCACACCAACCACTGTCCACTGGGACGACGAACCGAAAGCGGACCGTTCCAAGCGCAATACAATTTTCCCCGATGTGAGTAACGCTCTTTGCGGGTTTATGCATCTTCTGCTTGAAAAAGGGAATAATTCGACGGTCCTAACTTTCTTTTCAGATCACACAGAGCAAATCGGAACGCGTCAAATCGATATTGAAACCGTCCGCCAAAGCAGGTCGTACTAGACGCGCCAAAAGTGTGCTCTTCTTGGATTCCGGACTCGATACACCACAAGCCCGCCGACGACATTCGTCCCGAACGATCGTGGAtacaccgaaaccgaagatCAAGTTTAACGATGAGCTCGAAATAGAACATATCGATAATCTGGCGGCTCGAACACCATCACGGCTCGATGTAGAGATACTGAAACGCCGTCATCAATCGCTGCTGGATTCTGCTTCCTTGCAACTTACAGCTAACGGTGACAATGACGACGACAAGGATTGCGAGCAGCAGAAGATAGTGCGCAAACCACGGGGAACTCCGCGTCCGGATAGCAGCGCGCTAAGACGATCCAATCGACGATCGGCGCGTTGCTTTACTGCTGATTTCGATGAAGAGTCAAGCAATAACAATGACTCGAATGCTGAAGAGGACGCGAAAGGTAATTAAACAGCTTTAATATGGAGATGTTTCTTTACGgatataatattttttgttgtacctTTCTGCCTTGTTGCACTAGGTTCCGCCAAACGATCGACACGTTCATCAAGGAATGCTCGCAAGAAGATTCTCGATTTTTAAGAGAGTTGACGTACATTGTATTTTAAACGTTAGCTTTGTAATTTGTTAATACATGGTGTTTTGTAGTATTAGACAAACCGACTAATAAACTATTCACATTTGTTTGAGACCTGTACCAACATGGCTTGTAAAAATATgctaactaaattgattcgcCCAACATTGTCCATCGTTTCGTCACCACCACACAAATGGTTTAGTTCTTTTCCAACTGCTGTTCGGCCACCTTGCTACCGGTTGCCGGTTCCGCTTCATCCTGCTCCGCGGCAAACGCTTCCGGATCGTAAATCACCTTCACTATTAGCGAGCAGCTCGGACAGGTGGCTACCTCCTCGCCGGCTATCAACTCTTCGCGGCTGATCTGGAAACGGTCACCGCACGGGCAGGGATAGTAGTACATCTCCTCCTCTTCGTCGTACTCGAAATCTTCGATTTCGACCTCATCATGGTACACACTCATCTCAGGGCGGATCAAGACGGTATCACATTGTTTCGTTTCTGCAGGATATCAAAGAATACCACTTTAAAGCAAAGTGTCtggttgttttgcttcattcgTAAGGATGGCTGCAATTGTTTGTACCATTATttcatgatttatttttaattttttgcacacacaccacacggcTATTCTTTTTGCGATGCACAACCGCGCAATAGAAACACATGGCACGGAACCGTTTTGTTTACGTTCGCGAATGACAGTTACAGGGTTCGTCTGCTGATTGGAATAGCGTTAGCTAGCGTTATTTTTGGCGCTCTTCTGCCTCTTCAGTCCATGTTCAGTAAACTTGGTCCGGGCTGGATTTCTTCATCGCTGTCTGTATCCAACCTTCGACAGGTCAGCGAACACATGTCGAACATTAAACATCTTCCTTGAAGGGAACAAATTTAGCATCCCCATCACTTGTCTCAGCCATTGTATCCTTCTGGGCTTCGGCAACTGTTATGATATTTGCTCTACCAAACAGCTCAGCTCACTAAAGTTACGATCGTACCATGGTAGCCCTATCACGACCAGATCCTTCGATAAGCAAGCAATCCAGTCCTCAAGGTCTCGCTTTTCACTCTTCGCACAATTCCGCAGATGTATGTCTGAGGATCATTCGCTATTGGAAAGATCGGTTGAAAATCGTGAAAATCGTGGATATCGCACCTCGCTCTTTTGATACCTTATAGAGCTATGTCGACCCAGTGAGATTGTATACTGGATCTCGCACGCATTTTCGAAACTCGATCCTTTGTGGCCCAAAGCACTACCTTCCAGGAAATTCGCAATTCCAATCGTTTCATGGTATCATAGGCTTTGTTGAAGTCTATGATCTGAAAGTCCCAGCAAATTAAAAGGATCTGCCGCACAGTGCAGATTTGAATGGTGATGGATATTCCTCCAACAAATCCACCAACCGATCGAACGCCAAGCGAACGAAATCTGTAGCAAGGTGCGCAAGTACGGCGTAGCGAACTCGGGACAGGATATCGTAGGTGAGATTAAGCTGTGTGATGCCACTCAGCTTCCACTCCTTCGGTAATTCTTCCTATTCACAGATCCTTATGCATCGGCCGATAACCGTAAACCTTGAAGAGGACCGGGTCTATCTTGAAGAGTTTTAACCCCAGTCCATCGCTTCCAGCTAACTTGTTACATTTCAGCTGTTTTATAGCCCAAGGTGTGAATACTTCTCCCAAGAATGGCGAGGGCACCTCGTCATCGCCATGTCATTACTACAGACAATTTGAGTACAAAAAATATTCATACTATTTATAAGCACACTTTTATATACAAGTAAACTCTCCTTGTTCTAGAGTCTCCCAACAACAGTATTATCGTTGCTCAAAACACAGTGTTCCCAACAACCAGTTGGTTAGCACTCCACTGTACGCGTATGCGTTACACATCACAGACCGTTACGCGGGTTTCATGGCGCaacgtttttgaaaaaatcactTACACATGCAGCGCGTGTCTATTGACTCATCAGGCGTAGAAGGTGGGAGGTGGTTGCTGTATCGCACTTGACTCACTTATCGACAGCCCGTCGATTCCGAAACGATAAGGGCCAAAAGCTATAAAGTAAACAAGGAAAACATCATATCCCCGTACATTATCATTCGATACTTGACGGTTTTCGCGGACGGAGCAAACCTTTTTGCGTTGATTCTTGGCAAGTTCTTTGTTAATTAGTGGTTAGAAAGTGAGGCAATCAAAAACATCTGTGAACAGGAATTTTGTGTACTAGCGGCATTCCGATGGCTACGCTTCCGATTTTTTCACCGGTACGTATGAGTGGACACGGTTCACACACAAGGGCAACGCAGTGATgagtcagttttttttttcatcccattCTAGACTCTTCCCTTCCTAGGGTTAATACCGGGTGGGTTAAGCCCGGGCCGTATGATACGCATCAAGGGCATCATTAACAGCCATGGAGAACGGTAAGGGTGGAAATAGCAAACGCCTTAACGCAGCCTACTAACTACCACTTCTGTTGTATGAATCattcatattttcttttctgcccACATGTTGATCGTAGTTGCCACATTCACATCCAAGCCGGCGCTGCCGTAAACCCGCGGGATGATGTCCCGCTGCAAGTTAGCATCAGACCGAATGAGCATGCGATCGTGCGCAATTCGATCCAGAACCAGGTGGTTGGACACGAAGAACGGTACGGCGGCTGCCCGATACGGTACGGTGAAAGTTTCGATCTGTTGATACTGGCCGAAGCGTCACTGTACAAACTAGCCATCAATGGGATCCATTTCTGTACGTTTGCCCACCGATTGCCGATGCATAACGCGCGATACATATCGGTCAGCGGTGGTGGCGTTATTTATTCGATCGTGTCCGAAACGGACGTACCGGGCTCGGTACCAGTGAATCCgtacccaccaccaccgtttgGTAAGTATCGTGTAAATGGACACTTCACAACGTGACAAATGACAAACATGTTCATTATCTTATCGTTCGATCAGGCGGGTTTGGTTTATCGATATGTTTTACTGtaccttcgtttttttttgcagtgcaACATCCAACACCGTACGCTCCACCGATTGGCTTTGTGCCGAATGCGCCACCGTCGAGCttaccgccaccaccaccatacaCACCGTTGCCGACGCATCCGATCGGTGGCGGAGGTGGCCACTATCCAGGTAGAACAAGACGACTACTCTTTATGAAGCTGTTCTAGGTTGTGTTTTGATCTTCCCCAACCGGCGGACGGAACGTCATTGCACAAATATCCAACAAGACACACACCGTAACACGTTAACAACCGATCCGTTTCTAACCGCGCACTGTTGTCTCCTTGGTAACACTATTCTTTCAAGGAGCCGGCATATacccaccgccaccaccgccgccccAACCCGGCTATCCGCATCAACCGCCGCCGGGAGCCCATCCGCCGGCCGTGCCCTTCTCGGTACTGTTCAAAGAAGAATTGCAGGCAAAAATTGAGCAAATGTAATCACTGTTTCAAACCTACACAATCACACCACACGCGCCACCACAAATCCACCGCTCTCGCCTCTGTTCCTTGGCTTTCTCCGCCGCAGACGCGCTCCACGTTGTGGGTGTGCTTGCTTTTTATGGTAAAATTTGAAGGGCATTCGATGAATAGTCGTAGCAATCCGTGTGCATTTGATGTACCCCTTTTGTTTAACGATAATCAGTTTAAAtatttcgttcgtttcatcCTTATCACGATGTGTTTaacatttgcttttcttcACAGACCACGCAATTCCATCCCAAAGTTACATCACAATGTTCACATTATTCTCATTGTACAATTTCAAAGCACACCCCAATTGGACCATCTGCTGTGGATAAAGGGAATCACCTTAAGGTAAAGGTTCCTCTAAACCAATCGATTGCCCACGGTGTACAGCAAACGCAAGATTTTCTCCGGAACGCGATCGGTGACAATAAACCTGTCACGGGGAATGCCGGTCATTCCGTTCATGCTTCTCATCCTCATGCTTCAGGTGTACAGGTACAGGCGTTTGATGTAACGATCCGGATTTCATATTGtcgtatttttgtttcattagtcCCGTTtccgtgtttgtgttttcatGTGTTGTCCACCCTTTTGCTTTGCAGTTTGGTTTCGTGACGATGCCTCCTACACAGCCTGCAATAATGAGCCCGGGATATGGGGTTCCAGTGTACCCaacggcaccaccaccaccggcagcgTTCAACACACCCGGACGGCCAAAGCTTCGTCATCAGCCGGAGAGCGTTACAAAGCCTTAGCTGGAACGACAGCTTTAGCGGCCGGTACAGCGGCGACCTTAGCTTCTAAAGTCCTTCCTGTA
The Anopheles moucheti chromosome 2, idAnoMoucSN_F20_07, whole genome shotgun sequence genome window above contains:
- the LOC128310439 gene encoding LOW QUALITY PROTEIN: uncharacterized protein LOC128310439 (The sequence of the model RefSeq protein was modified relative to this genomic sequence to represent the inferred CDS: inserted 1 base in 1 codon) encodes the protein MATLPIFSPTLPFLGLIPGGLSPGRMIRIKGIINSHGERCHIHIQAGAAVNPRDDVPLQVSIRPNEHAIVRNSIQNQVVGHEERYGGCPIRYGESFDLLILAEASLYKLAINGIHFCTFAHRLPMHNARYISVSGGGVIYSIVSETDVPGSVPVNPYPPPPFVQHPTPYAPPIGFVPNAPPSSLPPPPPYTPLPTHPIGGGGGHYPGAGIYPPPPPPPQPGYPHQPPPGAHPPAVPFSFGFVTMPPTQPAIMSPGYGVPVYPTAPPPPAAFNTPGRPKLRHQPESVTKPXAGTTALAAGTAATLASKVLPKGKTKKLLKYGAAAGVAGLGGYALSKAMRRKGSSSSSSSSDSD
- the LOC128299932 gene encoding essential MCU regulator, mitochondrial; this encodes MVLTRVFRAVGRTTLLDAASGGQQRGQQLVRLPLRRKYTYRSGALKPMPEITPFGLFGIICTVIPGLLIGATISKNMANFLEENDLFVPSDDDDDDD
- the LOC128310197 gene encoding uncharacterized protein LOC128310197; this translates as MEYKKFFKNTSMKRGEQTKVEVSRQNKIQRDKSRHAMRQTFRNMECDSEEENNVPFFRQQQQPYQHAVVTNNKNLSEEERYLIRLQRLQQFHEQKRRKQEEQRSKQTVPLLASGGKSTVERVIPLVERTIVVSNKTPSTNKKYVKPRVDCWRTEKVVSNKAENKPPRKPLSEKKVAPIKSVERPVVPKLALKRTKETQQPVVAKQQVKPIRHALPRSQTTQPTGRPLSQKKPPFTFNLKPPSPSDADGSSKMVTSTARKYRKPFTFSFEPTSGIKQQKATLTVNKADDMFDGISPIEVEPPQPKPSPKVNFVRHSSPIATEVVVAKPLKTEDSLWEPQPVACLSVIDATVHESVNPAVVDVPLRRDCSVSDWIPAAVHEITSDTIVIDDEEDDDDVFVKTTHNIPTVPVQEDRTRKPALNESFTISVGTVPANDVPMIVSSEPITVELSTEQSVPMGDSEPPVNLKQQESNQSIERVRYSSPKHNQLNDSTVRKRASLIFTEEPIECDIVPSKSNLTLEEKQRNSVGDEKNSSTSEPSRRRSSVMSPKELDNSAPPKDVEEKTRFYYEKVDGEVNRLQALCDQYAPFLETEQELNDHCRGLIIAAQGQTNILIKKKLSKFRELIGHYEKKWNDRKVRHDDLDGFWVMLALDLDNLDRRFEELRLLKENNWQEVVPEEPQPKVKKLQGGGGVRKREKKPSNGKKGSSSVIADLIRKARQEKQKQKTTVDDLDALKETVTVVTTPVKRSVRFGESPRRVSMQKRSSLCTGCTPTTVHWDDEPKADRSKRNTIFPDITQSKSERVKSILKPSAKAGRTRRAKSVLFLDSGLDTPQARRRHSSRTIVDTPKPKIKFNDELEIEHIDNLAARTPSRLDVEILKRRHQSLLDSASLQLTANGDNDDDKDCEQQKIVRKPRGTPRPDSSALRRSNRRSARCFTADFDEESSNNNDSNAEEDAKGSAKRSTRSSRNARKKILDF
- the LOC128310198 gene encoding diphthamide biosynthesis protein 3, with translation MSVYHDEVEIEDFEYDEEEEMYYYPCPCGDRFQISREELIAGEEVATCPSCSLIVKVIYDPEAFAAEQDEAEPATGSKVAEQQLEKN